The Rhodoferax ferrireducens T118 DNA segment AGATCATGAATGCGCAGAGCGGCAAATAACCGAATGTGGGGCCAGTCTCATGCGTTTGCTGCTGGTCGAGGACGACTTGATGATTGGGGAATCCGTGCTGGACTTGCTCCGGGCGGAAGGCTACGCGGTCGATTGGGTCAAGGATGGGGAGATGGCCGACACCGCACTCGACTCCCAGACCTACGATTTGGTGCTGCTTGACCTGGGGCTGCCGCGCCGGGATGGGCTTGCGGTATTGCGCCGGCTGCGCGCTCGCAAGGACCGCACACCGGTGCTCGTCGCCACGGCACGCGACGCCATAGCGCAACGCGTTGAAGGCCTGGACATGGGTGCCGATGACTACATCGTCAAGCCCTACGAACTCGATGAGCTGCTGGCCCGCATACGGGCCTTGATCCGCCGCGCGGCTGGCCGCGCAGAGCCGGTCTATGAACACCTGGGTGTAAGCATCAACCCGGTCACGCGTGAGGTGCTGCTTGACGGACAGGCCGTGGTGCTGTCGGCACGGGAATGGTCCATCCTGGAACTGCTGCTTGCGCGCCCGGGCATGGTGCTTTCCCGC contains these protein-coding regions:
- a CDS encoding response regulator — its product is MRLLLVEDDLMIGESVLDLLRAEGYAVDWVKDGEMADTALDSQTYDLVLLDLGLPRRDGLAVLRRLRARKDRTPVLVATARDAIAQRVEGLDMGADDYIVKPYELDELLARIRALIRRAAGRAEPVYEHLGVSINPVTREVLLDGQAVVLSAREWSILELLLARPGMVLSRRQLEEKLYSWKDDLSSNAVEVYIHGLRKKLGPRIIQNVRGVGYMIPQSAP